The Paenibacillus uliginis N3/975 genome has a window encoding:
- a CDS encoding DHHW family protein produces MKQRADQLLVGGFVLTLFLMLLTFLLLPKEHFSELENRVLQSAPHLTWDNLLSKKYAEDAESFVTDQFPFRSKWLAVKSSVEQLRLQQENNGIYKGHSGYLFEKFVEPDYSKIQQYAESIKQFAISHPEANTTFMLAPTSVGIYADRLPWLAPNYSQSKVNQYIADYVRGSVSFMDGFEFLSPYASEPIYYRTDHHWTTNGAYLAYVAYAEKMGWHPLSKKEFHIQTVSNSFLGSYHTRSQFNGVTPDSIEVYKPIQPISTEMYIADTGEALTNMYDASFLEKKDQYSYFLSGVHALMKLTSKLDPHVIKQEKLLVIKDSYAHSVIPFLTLHVPEIHVIDMRYYNGSISDYMSENGIKDVLLLFNTATFIDNSALLKLDTKKR; encoded by the coding sequence GAGTTAGAAAATCGCGTTCTACAGAGCGCTCCACATCTGACATGGGACAATCTTTTGTCCAAAAAGTATGCCGAAGATGCTGAAAGTTTCGTAACAGATCAATTTCCTTTTCGTTCAAAGTGGTTAGCGGTTAAATCCTCTGTTGAACAATTACGGCTACAGCAAGAGAACAACGGGATTTATAAAGGACATTCGGGCTATTTGTTCGAAAAGTTCGTTGAACCTGATTATTCTAAGATTCAACAATACGCGGAATCTATAAAACAATTTGCCATTAGCCATCCAGAAGCGAACACCACCTTTATGCTCGCACCTACATCGGTTGGCATTTACGCTGACCGGTTACCCTGGCTAGCTCCAAACTACTCTCAATCTAAGGTAAATCAATATATCGCTGATTACGTGCGGGGCAGCGTGTCGTTTATGGATGGATTTGAGTTCCTGAGCCCATATGCTTCAGAACCGATTTACTATCGAACCGATCACCATTGGACGACGAATGGTGCCTACTTAGCTTATGTAGCTTATGCCGAGAAGATGGGCTGGCATCCTTTGTCCAAGAAGGAATTCCATATTCAAACCGTGAGCAATTCGTTCCTAGGAAGTTACCATACCCGGAGTCAGTTTAACGGTGTAACCCCGGATTCCATTGAAGTCTACAAGCCTATTCAGCCCATATCGACCGAGATGTATATCGCAGATACAGGCGAAGCGTTAACGAACATGTATGATGCCAGCTTTTTAGAGAAAAAAGATCAATATTCCTACTTCTTAAGCGGGGTTCATGCCCTTATGAAGCTTACAAGCAAGCTTGATCCACATGTTATTAAACAAGAGAAGCTGTTAGTTATCAAAGACTCCTATGCTCATAGCGTAATCCCATTCCTAACACTACATGTGCCAGAAATCCATGTGATCGACATGCGTTATTATAACGGTAGCATCAGCGACTATATGTCCGAGAATGGCATTAAGGACGTGCTATTACTCTTCAATACAGCCACTTTTATTGACAATTCTGCACTCTTGAAATTGGATACGAAGAAAAGATAA
- a CDS encoding coenzyme F420-0:L-glutamate ligase — protein MERVVGTVVRGLRCPIVNRGDSIEEIVVDSVLKASEVEGFSINDKDIVTVTESIVARAQGNYATIDHIAKDVSSKFGEETVGVIFPILSRNRFAICLRGIAKGAKKIVLMLSYPSDEVGNHLVDLDMLDEKGINPWTDVLTEQQFREHFGYEKHTFTGVDYIDYYKSLIEEYGVECEVIFSNNPKTILEYTKNVLTCDIHTRFRTKKILKANGGEKIYSLDNILSDSIDGSGCNEAYGLLGSNKSTEDSVKLFPRNCQPIVDKIQHMLKEKTGKHVEVMIYGDGAFKDPVGKIWELADPVVSPAYTSGLDGTPNEVKLKYLADNNFADLRGEELKQAISQYISNKETDLVGAMEAQGTTPRKLTDLIGSLSDLTSGSGDKGTPIIFIQGYFDNYTN, from the coding sequence TTGGAAAGAGTGGTCGGAACAGTAGTTAGAGGTCTCCGTTGCCCAATAGTAAATCGAGGGGACAGTATAGAAGAAATCGTTGTAGATAGTGTGCTGAAAGCTTCAGAAGTTGAAGGTTTTAGCATTAATGATAAAGATATCGTTACTGTAACAGAATCCATCGTTGCTCGTGCTCAAGGTAATTATGCTACGATCGATCATATTGCAAAAGATGTTAGTTCCAAATTTGGAGAAGAAACGGTTGGCGTCATATTCCCGATCTTAAGTCGTAATCGTTTTGCAATCTGTCTTCGTGGTATTGCAAAAGGGGCTAAAAAAATTGTTTTAATGCTCAGCTATCCATCTGATGAAGTTGGAAATCACTTAGTGGATTTAGACATGCTTGATGAAAAAGGAATTAATCCTTGGACAGATGTTTTAACAGAACAGCAATTCCGCGAACATTTTGGATACGAGAAGCATACCTTTACGGGTGTTGATTATATTGATTACTATAAATCGTTAATTGAAGAATATGGTGTGGAATGCGAGGTTATTTTCTCGAATAATCCAAAAACCATTCTAGAGTACACCAAAAATGTTCTGACTTGTGATATTCATACGAGATTCAGAACAAAGAAAATATTAAAAGCAAATGGTGGAGAAAAAATTTATAGCCTCGATAACATCTTGTCAGACTCTATTGATGGCAGCGGATGTAATGAAGCATATGGTCTGTTAGGATCAAATAAATCAACAGAAGATAGTGTTAAACTGTTCCCACGTAATTGCCAACCTATCGTTGATAAAATACAGCATATGCTTAAAGAAAAAACGGGCAAACATGTTGAAGTTATGATTTATGGAGATGGAGCATTCAAAGACCCTGTAGGTAAAATTTGGGAACTTGCTGATCCAGTTGTATCCCCAGCTTACACATCTGGACTTGATGGTACACCTAATGAAGTAAAGTTAAAGTATCTTGCTGATAATAACTTTGCTGATTTAAGAGGTGAAGAACTTAAACAGGCTATATCTCAATATATTAGCAATAAAGAAACGGATCTAGTTGGAGCGATGGAAGCACAAGGTACTACACCTAGAAAATTGACTGATCTTATCGGTTCTCTATCCGATTTAACTTCTGGAAGTGGAGATAAAGGCACACCTATTATCTTTATACAAGGATATTTTGATAACTATACAAACTAG
- a CDS encoding LysR family transcriptional regulator translates to MMSKLDLYKVFCMVAKSKSFSKAANDLYMTQPAVSQAIMQLERELDTRLFTRTPKGVFLTNEGSLLFEYANSAINLIHVGEEKILEFKNLTTGELKIGVGDTISRYFLLPYLEAFHNRYPNIKFKIVNGTTLEICAIIKSGEVDIGICNFPLEDPALELRPCIDIQDIFVYGEKFKEILSGPMSLDKVVKLPLIFLESKSNSRKYVEDYMMSKGIKISPDFELGSHDLLLEFAKINLGVACVTREFSREYLDKGLLYEVQLTQEIPKRSIGVCFLKSVSLSPASTKFVEILENKRGQEHFAKMQ, encoded by the coding sequence ATAATGAGCAAATTAGATTTATATAAAGTGTTTTGTATGGTAGCAAAAAGTAAAAGCTTTTCCAAAGCGGCTAATGATCTTTACATGACACAACCAGCGGTTAGTCAAGCGATCATGCAATTGGAAAGAGAGCTGGATACTCGTCTTTTCACCAGAACGCCTAAAGGAGTATTTTTAACCAACGAAGGCAGTCTTTTATTTGAATATGCGAATTCGGCTATTAATTTAATTCACGTTGGAGAAGAAAAGATTTTGGAATTTAAAAATTTAACGACAGGTGAGTTGAAAATAGGTGTTGGTGATACGATTTCCAGGTATTTTTTACTTCCCTATTTAGAGGCCTTTCATAATAGATATCCTAATATTAAGTTTAAGATTGTTAATGGTACAACACTTGAGATTTGCGCCATCATAAAATCAGGAGAGGTGGATATTGGAATTTGTAATTTTCCACTTGAAGATCCTGCATTAGAACTAAGACCATGTATTGATATTCAAGATATTTTTGTTTACGGGGAGAAATTCAAAGAAATATTATCCGGACCTATGAGCCTTGATAAGGTAGTAAAACTGCCATTAATCTTTCTTGAATCGAAATCGAATTCCAGAAAGTATGTAGAAGATTATATGATGTCTAAAGGAATAAAGATTTCGCCAGATTTTGAATTAGGCTCACATGATCTGCTATTGGAATTTGCAAAAATCAATTTAGGGGTAGCTTGTGTGACGAGAGAGTTCTCCCGAGAGTATTTAGATAAAGGATTATTGTATGAAGTTCAATTAACGCAGGAAATACCAAAGAGAAGTATAGGCGTATGTTTTTTAAAAAGTGTATCTCTATCGCCAGCATCAACAAAATTTGTTGAGATACTAGAAAATAAACGAGGTCAGGAGCATTTTGCCAAAATGCAATAA
- a CDS encoding DMT family transporter, giving the protein MLKKQIVIGSMLCLIASMSWGAMFPVAHIALQQIDPFYFSFIRYFVVAVILSVLLWVKEGRASFRMEGRGKTLLFFGTMAFTVYNMCIFLGQQLMGESGTVAASIMEVLMPMISIMVLWITTKKTPNKYTLTSVAIALTGALLVITNGELAFFRMAGQHLVPLFLIFVGVMGWVVYSMGGSRFKDWSILRYSTLTCLLGSAVSFVIVTLASVFHLLPVPTWHTILSIKYEMSFMILLPGLAALLCWNLGIKLLSPLNGILFINFVPITTFVIMALQGYQISNYELFGTLLIIFALIRNNAYQRKTTRVNHGRAYASVQEQ; this is encoded by the coding sequence ATGTTAAAAAAACAAATCGTCATCGGGTCCATGCTGTGCCTGATCGCAAGTATGTCATGGGGAGCTATGTTTCCCGTTGCACACATAGCATTACAGCAAATTGATCCATTCTATTTTTCGTTTATCCGTTATTTCGTGGTTGCCGTCATCCTCAGCGTGTTACTGTGGGTGAAAGAGGGGAGAGCGTCATTCCGCATGGAGGGAAGGGGCAAGACTTTATTGTTTTTTGGAACGATGGCATTTACGGTCTATAATATGTGCATCTTCCTCGGACAGCAGCTCATGGGGGAGTCAGGTACGGTCGCCGCCTCTATTATGGAAGTACTCATGCCGATGATATCCATTATGGTCTTGTGGATCACGACAAAAAAAACTCCGAATAAATACACGCTCACGAGTGTAGCTATCGCACTTACCGGTGCTTTACTAGTTATCACCAACGGGGAACTTGCCTTTTTCAGAATGGCTGGACAACATCTTGTTCCTTTATTTCTGATTTTTGTGGGAGTTATGGGATGGGTGGTGTATTCCATGGGAGGAAGCCGATTTAAGGATTGGTCGATTCTGCGCTATTCTACTCTAACCTGCTTGCTAGGAAGCGCTGTGTCTTTCGTCATCGTTACGCTTGCCTCCGTCTTTCATTTGCTTCCCGTTCCTACATGGCACACGATACTCTCGATTAAATATGAAATGTCCTTCATGATTTTATTGCCAGGGCTAGCAGCCTTGCTCTGCTGGAATCTAGGGATCAAATTATTATCACCGCTTAACGGTATATTATTTATTAATTTTGTTCCCATTACCACATTCGTTATTATGGCTCTTCAAGGCTACCAAATCAGCAATTATGAACTTTTCGGAACGTTGCTCATTATCTTTGCCCTCATACGGAACAATGCGTACCAAAGGAAAACCACACGCGTTAATCACGGCAGAGCCTATGCTTCTGTCCAAGAGCAATAG
- a CDS encoding LysR family transcriptional regulator, producing MEFNDLKIFQTVAKYGSVSKAALELNYVQSNVTARIKLLEKELRTPLFYRHKRGMTLNPEGKRLLEQSRVILSGIEEMKRTFQDKSNPSGVLEIGIVETVMALPDILASYYSKYPNVELSLKAGVTDLLVQQVIDMKLDGAFVTGPIKHPLIEQVEVIQEKMVLVTKEKSFSIEEMTKKPLLLYKKGCGYRERLESWMKAEGIIPKQIMEFGTFGTIIGSVAAGIGITIIPESSITDMVANGTVFCHSVPEPYHEITTIFIRRKDSYITSTLQCFMDEIVARTRLEHE from the coding sequence TTGGAGTTTAATGATTTGAAAATTTTTCAGACGGTTGCTAAATACGGAAGCGTCAGTAAAGCCGCTTTGGAGCTAAATTACGTTCAATCCAATGTCACAGCCAGAATTAAGCTGCTTGAGAAAGAGCTTCGGACGCCATTGTTCTATCGGCATAAGCGAGGGATGACCTTAAACCCGGAAGGAAAGCGGTTGTTAGAACAATCGAGGGTGATCTTGTCGGGAATAGAGGAAATGAAGCGCACATTTCAAGATAAATCGAACCCCTCCGGTGTCCTGGAGATTGGCATTGTGGAGACCGTGATGGCTCTTCCAGATATTTTAGCCTCTTATTATAGTAAGTACCCCAATGTTGAATTATCCTTAAAAGCCGGGGTTACCGATCTTTTGGTACAGCAGGTAATCGATATGAAGCTGGATGGAGCCTTTGTAACAGGGCCTATCAAACATCCATTAATCGAACAGGTTGAGGTTATTCAAGAAAAGATGGTACTTGTTACCAAAGAAAAAAGCTTTTCCATAGAGGAAATGACAAAAAAGCCTTTATTGTTATACAAAAAAGGGTGCGGGTATCGCGAAAGACTGGAAAGCTGGATGAAGGCGGAGGGAATTATCCCTAAACAGATCATGGAGTTTGGAACGTTCGGGACGATCATAGGCAGTGTAGCTGCAGGAATAGGAATCACGATTATCCCGGAATCATCCATTACCGATATGGTTGCCAATGGAACTGTATTCTGCCATAGCGTACCTGAACCTTACCATGAAATCACGACTATTTTTATTCGGCGAAAAGATTCATATATAACGAGTACATTACAATGTTTTATGGATGAAATTGTTGCTCGAACTAGACTGGAACATGAATGA
- a CDS encoding Bax inhibitor-1/YccA family protein — translation MIGRSGNPTLNDETFEKSRHYNGQETMTIGGTVNKSFMLLALLIGAAVISWAMFFNGYDVFPYMIGGAIGGLILALIISFKPTAAPYLAPIYAILEGLLLGALSANYESLYYGITLQAALLTMCVFMGMLLAYKTGLIKASEGFKRGVIAATAGIALVYLLSFVLRLFGMTVPYLHDSTPIGIGISIVIVIIAALNFVLDFNFIEEGAKQGAPKYMEWYGSFGLLVTLVWLYIEIIRLLAKLANRD, via the coding sequence TTGATAGGTCGTAGCGGAAATCCGACACTCAACGACGAAACGTTTGAGAAGAGCAGACATTACAATGGCCAAGAGACGATGACGATCGGCGGAACGGTGAACAAATCGTTCATGCTGCTAGCGCTGCTCATAGGGGCGGCTGTCATATCTTGGGCTATGTTTTTTAATGGGTACGATGTATTCCCTTATATGATCGGCGGTGCGATTGGCGGCTTGATTCTGGCGCTGATCATTAGCTTTAAGCCAACGGCAGCACCGTATTTGGCGCCGATCTATGCGATTTTGGAAGGTTTACTTCTTGGGGCTTTATCGGCTAATTACGAATCATTATATTATGGCATTACACTGCAGGCAGCTTTGCTGACGATGTGTGTATTCATGGGTATGCTGCTTGCCTACAAGACCGGCCTTATCAAGGCGAGTGAGGGCTTCAAGCGAGGTGTCATCGCAGCTACGGCAGGGATCGCACTTGTATATCTGCTTAGTTTCGTGCTCCGCTTGTTCGGTATGACGGTGCCGTATTTGCATGACAGCACCCCGATTGGGATCGGGATTTCGATTGTCATTGTCATTATTGCGGCTCTGAATTTCGTGTTGGACTTTAACTTTATCGAAGAGGGGGCCAAGCAGGGCGCACCGAAATATATGGAGTGGTACGGCTCCTTCGGTTTATTGGTCACTCTCGTATGGCTGTACATAGAGATCATCCGTCTGCTTGCGAAGCTGGCGAACCGGGATTAA
- a CDS encoding helix-turn-helix domain-containing protein, which produces MNEIIRRLGKRIRQLRKQQGISQDTLGERSGLHNNYIGQVERGEKNVTIDSLSKIAAGLDVSMEELFRYIDPMKQPENRTNQRTVVLPVYRRSNHDLKRNEAHF; this is translated from the coding sequence ATGAACGAAATTATTCGACGGCTGGGTAAGCGAATTCGTCAACTGCGAAAACAACAGGGGATTAGCCAGGACACGCTTGGAGAGCGTTCCGGATTACATAACAACTATATAGGTCAAGTAGAACGTGGCGAGAAGAATGTAACAATAGATAGTCTGTCCAAGATTGCGGCCGGCTTGGATGTTTCCATGGAAGAGTTGTTCCGCTACATTGACCCGATGAAACAGCCGGAAAATAGGACAAATCAACGAACTGTTGTCCTCCCGGTCTACCGAAGATCAAACCATGATCTTAAGCGTAATGAAGCGCATTTTTGA
- a CDS encoding glycosyltransferase: MAGRGIYRGQQAVSIITCTKRRYCMETLFHNYNRQNYTNKELIVILNNDSLKISEYIQAAKFYKNVRIFSLPDHASLGSCLNYGVQLSKYSYIAKFDDDDYYAPDYLTDSMRLMAKTHADIVGKRAHYMYLSGKKLLLHRYYQKADQYVSMVQGATLLVKKRVFSKVHFPNQTRGECVKFCSNSLARGFKIYAGNPRHFAAIRRKNSTDHTWIVSDNDLLARGVKVVKAGNIRRFVSRG; this comes from the coding sequence ATGGCGGGACGGGGTATTTATCGAGGTCAGCAGGCTGTTTCTATCATTACTTGCACCAAGCGGCGGTACTGTATGGAGACCCTTTTTCACAATTACAACAGACAAAATTATACGAATAAAGAGCTTATCGTCATCTTAAACAACGACAGCCTTAAGATCAGCGAATATATTCAGGCGGCCAAATTCTATAAGAACGTAAGAATATTCAGCTTACCGGATCATGCATCACTCGGCAGCTGCCTCAATTATGGAGTTCAATTATCCAAGTATAGCTACATTGCCAAGTTCGACGATGACGATTATTATGCTCCCGATTATTTAACGGATAGCATGCGGCTCATGGCGAAGACCCATGCCGATATCGTAGGCAAACGAGCCCACTATATGTACCTGAGTGGTAAAAAATTGCTCCTGCACCGTTACTATCAAAAGGCTGATCAATATGTTTCCATGGTCCAAGGAGCAACCCTTCTCGTAAAAAAGCGCGTATTCAGCAAAGTCCACTTCCCCAATCAAACTCGGGGCGAATGCGTAAAATTCTGCTCGAACAGCCTGGCTAGAGGATTTAAGATTTATGCGGGTAATCCACGCCATTTTGCTGCCATCCGCAGGAAAAATTCCACAGATCATACCTGGATCGTAAGCGATAATGATCTTTTGGCAAGGGGAGTTAAAGTAGTGAAAGCGGGCAATATCAGGAGGTTTGTGAGCCGGGGGTAA